The proteins below come from a single Falco peregrinus isolate bFalPer1 chromosome Z, bFalPer1.pri, whole genome shotgun sequence genomic window:
- the LOC101914823 gene encoding fructose-1,6-bisphosphatase 1: protein MTDRSAFDTNVITMTRFVMEEGRRAKGTGEFTQLLNSLCTAIKAISTAVRKAGIANLYGIAGSTNVTGDQVKKLDILSNDLVINMLKSSFSTCVIVSEENKDAVIVETEKRGKYIVCIDPLDGSSNIDCLVSIGTIFAIYRKVSPDEPSGKDALQPGRNLVAAGYALYGSATMLVLATSAGGVNCFMLDPAIGEFILVDRDVKIKKKGNIYSLNEGYAKYFDPAVTEYLKKKKFPEDGSSPYGGRYIGSMVADVHRTLVYGGIFLYPANSKSPKGKLRLLYECNPMAFIIEKAGGIATTGHQAILDIVPEDIHQRVPIVLGSHDDVKEYLEIVKKHSAK from the exons ATGACGGACCGTTCCGCCTTCGACACCAATGTCATCACCATGACCCGCTTCGTGATGGAGGAAGGCAGGCGGGCGAAAGGCACCGGGGAGTTCACACAGCTCCTCAACTCTCTCTGCACAGCCATCAAAGCCATCTCCACCGCCGTCCGCAAAGCGGGCATCGCCAACCT CTATGGAATTGCTGGGTCTACCAACGTGACAGGAGATCAAGTAAAGAAGTTGGACATCCTTTCCAATGACCTGGTGATTAACATGCTCAAGTCATCCTTCAGTACGTGTGTTATTgtgtcagaagaaaacaaagatgctGTGATAGTGGAAACTGAAAAACGG GGTAAATACATAGTCTGCATAGACCCTCTAGATGGCTCATCGAACATTGACTGTCTTGTTTCCATTGGGACCATCTTTGCCATCTATAGAAAG GTGTCCCCTGATGAACCATCTGGGAAGGATGCTTTACAACCTGGGCGTAATCTTGTGGCAGCTGGTTATGCTCTCTATGGGAGTGCCACAATGCTGGTACTGGCCACTTCTGCTGGAGGTGTCAACTGTTTCATGCTGGATCCG GCAATTGGAGAATTCATTTTGGTGGATAGGGATGTGAAAAtcaaaaagaagggaaatatCTACAGTCTCAATGAAGGCTATGCTAAATACTTTGATCCTGCAGTCACAGAGTATCTCAAGAAGAAGAAGTTCCCTGAG GATGGCAGTTCACCATATGGTGGGAGGTACATAGGATCTATGGTGGCTGATGTGCATCGCACGCTGGTGTATGGAGGAATTTTTCTGTATCCTGCTAACTCAAAAAGTCCCAAAGGAAAG CTGAGACTGCTTTACGAATGCAATCCTATGGCTTTTATTATTGAGAAGGCCGGGGGAATAGCAACAACTGGTCATCAAGCAATACTAGATATAGTGCCTGAGGATATCCACCAAAGAGTGCCTATTGTCTTGGGATCTCATGATGATGTGAAGGAATACCTTGAGATAGTCAAGAAGCATTCAGCTAAGTAA